The genome window AACGTTCATAAACGGAAAACAGGAAAGAAATAACTCTGCGCGAGGCCGGGCGCAAATAGGGCTTACTCAATATTTGCTTAGGAACATCCTCATGGGAGTCAAAAATTACAATTTTTCCAAGCTTCTTTAATTTAAGCCCGACTGGAATCAATTCAGGATCGTGCAAATGATAAATATCAGCCTGAAGAGAGGCCGCTTTTTTGTAAACCATCTTGGTAGTTTTGAACATTCGATTCAAGCGTCCACGCAAGAATCCCACATCCACAATATTGACTCCATCAGCCTTTTCGTCGCCCTTACCATCAGCGACTACTAACGAAACGTCATAACCATGCGCAGCCAATGTCTTGCATTCTTTCTGAAAAATGCGAATATCGAAACGAGTATGAGCTGAAGTTACATGTGCCACTTTCAAAAAGGCGTCTCCATTATTATATCTTTAAGAATAAACACTGAGACGCCGTCCCAGAAGCTTCTGCAGGAAGACTTGAGACTTTTTGGCAAACGCCTGCAACTTATCCCAACTCTTAAAGTCAGAGTAATCATGGATTGGGGCTTGCATTAACTCATCGAACTGTTGCCGGTTGACTCGCATTTTTTTACAGAAATAATCAATATCATTCTCTAGTTCATCTGCGGCATATAAAGGCTCCGCAAGCTTAACAATCGCCTCCTCACGCGACATCTGCCCAGAAAGAATCATGCTGGAATAGTGCAGCTTACGCTTGTCATAGCCAAACTTGGTAGGGAGATAGTAATTCTGAAACAGCTTGGTGAAGATGGACTCACCATGCTTGCGAGCATATGACCTATATCCCACTGTTTCCTGAAGGTACTTTTCCGCTTCGCGCTTATCATATTCCATAAAGTTCAGCGGCCTTACAGTTCGCATTCCTTTAGCAAAAGGATACCAAAAATAATACTCAAAAAAGCTAATAGTCTTATAATCACGCAAAGGTTTGGAACCGTACGTTCTATGAATGTCTTTTAGGTTAATAGCATCCATCGCACTTCCGTGCCAAGAATCTGGAAATACTGCCTCGGTTGCAAGATTCCCACCGCTCAGAATGTATTTAATATCATTCTTCACCGCAAAGTGATACATGCTCGAAAAAAACGCATGATCTTGAGGAACATCTTGATTGGCTACTGCAGCCTTCATATAAGAAAGCTGCAAGTCACGCATCTCCTCCCAGTTCATGACGTGGGTATGAAGATCGTATCCGCAATGTTTGATAATTTTCTCAATGTTACTAACCGCAAGCTCGCTGTTCCAACCTGCATCGACGTGCACGACTAATGGACGCAGTCCGAAATCCTTGATCTTTACAGCCAAATAAGAGCTGTCAACCCCACCACTC of Pseudomonas fluorescens contains these proteins:
- a CDS encoding N-acetyl sugar amidotransferase; the encoded protein is MYKVCSRCVMDETDANIKFDEHGVCNHCHRFDEVQSLQLFSGVDGKTRLQNIVDKIKKEGAGKEYDCIIGLSGGVDSSYLAVKIKDFGLRPLVVHVDAGWNSELAVSNIEKIIKHCGYDLHTHVMNWEEMRDLQLSYMKAAVANQDVPQDHAFFSSMYHFAVKNDIKYILSGGNLATEAVFPDSWHGSAMDAINLKDIHRTYGSKPLRDYKTISFFEYYFWYPFAKGMRTVRPLNFMEYDKREAEKYLQETVGYRSYARKHGESIFTKLFQNYYLPTKFGYDKRKLHYSSMILSGQMSREEAIVKLAEPLYAADELENDIDYFCKKMRVNRQQFDELMQAPIHDYSDFKSWDKLQAFAKKSQVFLQKLLGRRLSVYS